A portion of the Bosea sp. NBC_00550 genome contains these proteins:
- a CDS encoding ABC transporter substrate-binding protein produces MDRREVLKLGTAVFAASVAGLSSSHAQEADVLRIGIAAARPRHTDPNLTTQGSDNWATEQMYEQLVRPDDGRFAVKPEDNIPTLATSWTQSDDALTWRFKLREGVQFHKGYGEMTSEDVVFSYERAIKSGTNTTVLSNIADVQPDGRHGVVVRLKGPDALFLGSIAFSNNTSIVSKKAALELGERFATDAVGTGPYELAKFDPNGAVILKRHEGYWGQKAKIGNVECLYIADTTARTLALLAGKIDMMEAVRAPGWVDSILQRDRTVKMDMTAPGSFNTLHVNLTRQPFGNLKVRQALMHAINRPAVSQALAPMGGVLACLQPAGFPAGFTTEELPPELRYPHDPRRARQLLVEAGFPNGIAFSANSSRREDYASTMLIVQEQLREAGFNMDLKIGDHTAYHADNRSDKNTLAMHSSSYPPIPTQLYQQQLAKASLVTADGTGGGNYSHYGVAMPGIDGLLDKALNTASFKDYEAICRQIELQVLRDLPLIGLSTLSFTVARRGNVDLGYEVKGGYARWRFHRATKRV; encoded by the coding sequence ATGGACCGTCGTGAAGTTCTCAAGCTCGGGACGGCCGTCTTCGCGGCGAGCGTCGCTGGGCTCTCCTCGTCGCACGCTCAGGAAGCCGACGTCCTGCGCATCGGCATCGCGGCCGCGCGGCCGCGGCATACCGATCCCAACTTGACCACGCAGGGGTCGGACAATTGGGCCACCGAACAGATGTACGAACAGCTTGTCCGGCCCGACGACGGCCGCTTCGCGGTCAAGCCGGAAGACAACATCCCGACGCTGGCGACGAGTTGGACACAGTCGGACGACGCGCTGACCTGGCGCTTCAAGCTTCGCGAGGGTGTGCAGTTCCACAAAGGCTACGGCGAGATGACCTCCGAGGACGTGGTATTCTCGTACGAACGCGCCATCAAAAGCGGCACGAATACCACCGTTCTGTCGAACATCGCGGACGTCCAGCCGGACGGCCGCCATGGCGTGGTCGTCAGGCTCAAGGGCCCCGATGCGCTGTTTCTCGGCTCGATCGCCTTCAGCAACAACACATCGATCGTCTCCAAGAAAGCCGCGCTGGAACTCGGGGAACGCTTCGCCACCGACGCAGTCGGGACGGGACCTTACGAACTCGCCAAGTTCGACCCCAATGGCGCGGTGATCCTCAAGCGCCATGAGGGCTATTGGGGCCAGAAGGCCAAAATCGGCAATGTCGAGTGCCTCTATATTGCCGACACGACCGCCCGCACGCTCGCTTTGCTCGCTGGCAAGATCGACATGATGGAAGCCGTCCGCGCGCCGGGGTGGGTCGACTCGATCCTGCAGCGCGACCGCACCGTCAAGATGGACATGACCGCCCCGGGCTCGTTCAACACGCTGCATGTCAACCTGACCCGCCAGCCTTTCGGCAACCTCAAGGTCCGCCAGGCGCTGATGCATGCCATCAACCGGCCGGCCGTGTCGCAGGCACTGGCGCCGATGGGCGGCGTTCTGGCCTGCCTCCAGCCAGCCGGCTTCCCCGCCGGCTTCACCACCGAGGAATTGCCGCCGGAGCTGCGCTATCCGCATGATCCGCGCCGGGCGCGCCAGCTCCTTGTGGAGGCCGGATTTCCCAACGGCATCGCCTTCTCCGCCAACAGCAGCCGCCGCGAGGACTATGCTTCGACCATGCTAATCGTGCAGGAGCAGCTGCGCGAGGCCGGCTTCAACATGGATCTCAAGATCGGGGATCACACAGCCTATCATGCCGACAACCGCTCCGACAAAAACACGCTGGCGATGCACTCGTCGAGCTATCCGCCGATCCCGACGCAGCTCTACCAGCAGCAGCTCGCCAAGGCCTCGCTGGTCACGGCCGACGGAACCGGAGGCGGAAACTACAGCCATTACGGCGTCGCCATGCCCGGAATCGACGGCCTGCTCGACAAGGCCCTGAACACGGCAAGCTTTAAGGACTACGAAGCGATCTGCCGGCAGATCGAGCTGCAGGTCCTGCGCGACCTTCCGCTCATCGGCCTGTCGACCCTCTCCTTCACCGTCGCGCGCCGGGGCAATGTCGATCTCGGCTACGAGGTGAAGGGTGGCTACGCACGCTGGCGCTTCCACCGCGCCACAAAGCGCGTCTGA
- a CDS encoding ABC transporter permease, whose amino-acid sequence MGQFLLRRLFDALPTVLLVLTLVFGAMRILPGDPALAALGDNALPEQLAAFREHFGLNMPLWRQYLDFLAGVLTFDLGRSLLHNQPVVTLLANALPFTIELTIVATLIGVTIGVPLGVLAATHRNRLADSGVRLFSLVGYAVPDFYLGALLLIALSLNLGLFPISGGGQGFWDRMHHIMLPAVTLAFLKAAFIGKLTRTSLLEVFGKDYVRTARAKGAREGRVIYRHALRNALLPLTTGLGISLLATLSGSVAVELVFNRPGLGTLLIGAISERDYAVIQGGIIVFALLVVGVNLMIDLLYIAVDPRLRIQA is encoded by the coding sequence ATGGGTCAATTTCTGCTGAGACGCCTCTTTGATGCGTTGCCGACGGTTCTGCTCGTCCTGACCCTCGTCTTCGGAGCGATGCGGATTCTGCCGGGCGATCCGGCCCTCGCCGCCCTCGGCGACAACGCGTTGCCCGAACAGCTCGCGGCCTTCCGCGAGCATTTCGGGCTCAACATGCCGCTCTGGCGCCAGTATCTCGACTTTCTGGCAGGTGTGCTGACTTTCGACCTCGGGCGCTCACTGCTGCACAACCAGCCGGTGGTGACGCTTCTGGCCAACGCCCTGCCCTTCACGATCGAGTTGACCATCGTGGCGACGCTGATCGGCGTGACGATTGGCGTGCCGCTTGGGGTGCTTGCTGCGACGCACCGCAACAGGCTGGCCGATTCCGGCGTGCGCCTGTTCTCCCTCGTCGGCTACGCGGTGCCGGACTTCTATCTTGGGGCGCTGCTGCTCATCGCGCTCTCGCTGAATCTCGGACTATTCCCGATCAGTGGCGGCGGCCAGGGATTCTGGGACCGCATGCATCACATCATGCTGCCTGCGGTCACACTGGCCTTCCTCAAGGCGGCCTTCATCGGCAAGCTCACGCGGACCTCGCTGCTCGAGGTCTTCGGCAAGGACTATGTCCGCACGGCCCGGGCCAAGGGTGCGCGCGAGGGCCGCGTCATCTATCGCCACGCGCTGCGCAATGCGCTGCTGCCGCTGACGACCGGTCTCGGCATCAGTCTGCTCGCCACGCTGTCGGGCTCCGTCGCGGTGGAACTGGTGTTCAACCGGCCAGGCCTCGGGACCCTGCTCATCGGGGCGATCAGCGAACGCGACTACGCGGTCATCCAGGGCGGCATCATCGTGTTCGCACTGCTCGTGGTGGGCGTGAACCTCATGATCGACCTGCTCTACATCGCCGTCGATCCCAGGCTGAGGATACAGGCATGA
- a CDS encoding ABC transporter ATP-binding protein: protein MALVGETGCGKSTLGRLILQLIPPSGGEVLFEGVSLTKLGARPLREMRRRMQMVFQDPFGSLSPRRSIADIVAEPIDAFGLAPSRPARREMVAQLLHQVGLSTSVMDRYPRQFSGGQRQRIGIARAIAAGPSFIVADEPVSALDVSVQAQVINLMQDLQESRDLTYLFIAHDLAVVRHIATRVAVMYLGRIVEIGPKRLVYDTPHHPYTQALLSAAPNPDPDAPRRQIVLSGDVPNPSNAPSGCAFHSRCPIAVARCRTERPELIAVASGHAAACHFARPSPIQAV from the coding sequence ATGGCGCTGGTCGGCGAGACGGGGTGCGGAAAATCGACCCTTGGCCGGCTTATCCTTCAGTTGATCCCGCCAAGCGGCGGCGAGGTGCTTTTTGAAGGGGTCAGCCTGACCAAGCTCGGCGCGCGCCCCCTGCGCGAGATGCGGCGGCGCATGCAGATGGTCTTTCAGGATCCGTTCGGCTCGCTAAGCCCGCGCCGTAGTATCGCCGACATCGTCGCCGAACCGATCGACGCCTTCGGACTGGCGCCCTCACGCCCGGCGCGGCGCGAGATGGTCGCGCAACTCCTGCATCAGGTCGGCTTATCGACGTCCGTCATGGACCGCTATCCGCGCCAGTTCTCAGGCGGTCAGCGGCAGAGGATCGGCATCGCCAGGGCGATTGCGGCCGGCCCGTCTTTCATCGTGGCCGACGAGCCGGTCTCCGCCCTCGACGTTTCGGTTCAGGCCCAGGTGATCAACCTCATGCAGGACCTTCAGGAAAGCCGGGACCTGACCTACCTATTCATCGCCCATGATCTCGCCGTCGTGCGCCATATCGCGACGAGAGTGGCCGTAATGTATCTGGGTCGCATCGTCGAGATCGGCCCCAAACGTCTGGTCTACGACACGCCTCACCATCCCTACACCCAGGCGCTCCTTTCCGCCGCGCCCAACCCGGATCCGGACGCGCCGAGGCGGCAGATCGTTCTGAGCGGTGATGTTCCCAACCCGAGCAACGCGCCGAGCGGCTGCGCCTTCCACAGCCGCTGCCCGATAGCGGTTGCTCGCTGCCGGACTGAGCGACCGGAGTTGATAGCCGTGGCCTCTGGACATGCAGCAGCCTGCCATTTTGCAAGGCCGAGTCCGATCCAAGCCGTCTAG
- a CDS encoding ABC transporter permease has translation MTFAADQIDTIAPEPSRLAIARRVVLDRPGTMAAVALIAVFVLIATFAPLLSPYNPLAQSYVKINRVPSWEHWLGTDQFGRDVLSRILYGSRNSLIIGVLAPFLAAIIGTTLGVVAGFFGGLVDRIISRVIDLLISFPELLLAIIIAAALGGGFWNIVIVLAAAFVPNFARVARAQTMTVRAEPYVEAAVASGVTRFRIILRHIIPNIAAPVVVLMTLWTASAIRLEASLSFLGLGTQAPQPSWGNIIRDGLNNLFGSPWPVIGAGLAITGVVLAFNLLGDTIRDVLDPEISS, from the coding sequence ATGACGTTTGCCGCAGACCAGATCGATACGATCGCGCCCGAGCCGTCCCGCCTCGCCATCGCCCGGCGGGTCGTTTTGGACAGGCCCGGCACCATGGCGGCCGTCGCACTGATCGCGGTCTTCGTCCTGATCGCGACCTTCGCGCCGCTGCTCTCGCCCTACAATCCGCTCGCGCAGAGCTACGTCAAGATCAACCGCGTGCCGTCATGGGAGCATTGGCTCGGTACAGACCAGTTCGGCCGGGATGTGTTGTCGCGGATACTCTACGGCTCCCGGAACTCCCTCATCATCGGCGTGCTAGCACCGTTTCTAGCTGCGATCATCGGCACTACCCTGGGCGTCGTCGCCGGTTTCTTCGGGGGCCTTGTCGACAGGATCATCTCGCGGGTCATCGATCTGCTCATTTCCTTTCCCGAACTGCTCCTCGCCATCATCATCGCCGCGGCCCTGGGCGGCGGGTTCTGGAACATCGTGATCGTGCTCGCAGCGGCATTCGTCCCGAACTTTGCGCGCGTCGCTAGGGCGCAGACCATGACGGTGCGGGCCGAGCCGTATGTCGAGGCGGCTGTCGCCTCCGGCGTCACCAGGTTTCGCATCATCCTGCGCCACATCATTCCCAACATCGCCGCGCCCGTAGTGGTGCTGATGACTTTGTGGACGGCGTCCGCCATCCGACTCGAGGCTTCGCTGAGCTTTCTGGGCCTCGGCACGCAGGCGCCCCAGCCGAGCTGGGGCAACATCATCCGCGACGGGCTCAACAACCTGTTTGGTTCGCCCTGGCCCGTGATCGGCGCTGGCCTGGCCATCACTGGCGTCGTCCTCGCGTTCAACCTGCTGGGCGACACCATTCGCGACGTGCTCGATCCGGAGATTTCGTCGTGA
- a CDS encoding LacI family DNA-binding transcriptional regulator, with amino-acid sequence MSERTLTSRDLAQLIGVSQSAVSRAFTPGASISPRLRARVLSAAERLGYSPSPERTLSGQSRDIVGLVISDLRNPFYSVLLERMTQALQEARLQTLLFNITLGADVKQQLAALKLHHVSSVIVISATVLSARDLLWAAEGRQMLLVNRVAAETDLPSVSCDSVAGARAVADHFHDLGVRKVAYIGGLAHTVIARERRDAFITRIAEHGMTLTDALSAGEYSYMAGWKAAHHLSSASRPEAVFFANDILAVGGMDALRDERGLNIPRDIAVAGFDDIAMSSWPHYQLTTIQHPIDRIVEEAITRAMPDSTPWAGPLDLRFPGTLVKRSSTHWNPEAPPITV; translated from the coding sequence ATGAGCGAACGGACTTTGACATCGCGCGATCTGGCGCAGCTTATCGGCGTCAGCCAATCGGCCGTCTCGCGCGCCTTCACGCCCGGTGCGTCCATCTCGCCGCGGTTGCGCGCTCGCGTGCTCTCGGCGGCCGAACGCCTCGGTTACAGCCCGAGCCCCGAGCGAACCCTGTCTGGTCAATCGCGCGATATCGTCGGACTTGTGATCTCGGATTTGAGGAATCCGTTCTATTCCGTGCTGCTCGAGCGCATGACCCAGGCGCTCCAGGAGGCAAGGCTCCAGACGCTGCTGTTTAACATCACGCTCGGCGCCGACGTGAAGCAGCAGCTCGCGGCGCTGAAACTGCACCATGTCTCGTCGGTGATCGTGATCTCGGCGACGGTGCTGTCCGCCAGGGATCTGCTCTGGGCAGCCGAGGGGCGCCAGATGCTTCTGGTGAACCGGGTGGCGGCTGAGACGGACCTTCCGTCGGTCTCATGCGACAGCGTGGCGGGCGCTCGCGCCGTCGCTGACCATTTCCACGATCTCGGCGTACGCAAGGTCGCTTATATCGGGGGGCTCGCGCATACGGTAATCGCCCGCGAGAGGCGGGATGCGTTCATCACGCGGATCGCCGAGCATGGCATGACGCTGACCGACGCGTTGAGCGCCGGCGAATACAGCTACATGGCCGGATGGAAAGCGGCGCATCACCTGTCAAGCGCGAGCCGACCCGAGGCTGTCTTCTTCGCCAACGACATCCTCGCGGTCGGCGGCATGGACGCCTTGCGCGACGAGCGCGGGTTGAACATCCCCCGGGACATTGCGGTGGCTGGCTTCGACGACATTGCGATGTCGTCCTGGCCCCATTACCAGCTCACGACAATTCAGCACCCGATCGACAGAATCGTGGAGGAGGCGATCACGCGGGCGATGCCAGATTCCACGCCGTGGGCTGGACCTCTGGACCTGCGCTTCCCCGGCACGCTGGTGAAGCGGTCGTCAACACATTGGAACCCTGAGGCGCCGCCGATAACTGTATGA
- a CDS encoding RraA family protein — MPDYLIDPMPPQLSAALVAKLQRVETATVGHSRHWGFMDRGIQPVLRGKRIAGAAVTLAIPSQDSTLLHHALGLLRPGDILVVDRLGDDKHACWGGGVTIAAKTAGAIGGIVDGPCTDLAEIEDSDFPMWCRGMTPITTRVYNLGGTMNRAISCGNVPVNAGDVILADESGVLVLAVAEAEAIADAAIARQERGERNQERVKAGEKLGDISGATKMVLDAMKAND, encoded by the coding sequence ATGCCCGACTATCTGATCGACCCCATGCCGCCGCAGCTTTCCGCGGCCTTGGTGGCCAAGCTCCAGCGCGTCGAGACCGCGACGGTCGGGCATTCCAGGCATTGGGGATTCATGGATCGTGGCATCCAGCCCGTGCTTCGGGGCAAGCGGATTGCGGGCGCCGCCGTGACGCTGGCGATCCCCAGCCAGGATTCGACGCTGCTGCATCACGCGCTGGGGCTGCTGCGCCCCGGCGATATCCTTGTCGTCGACAGGCTTGGCGACGACAAGCACGCCTGCTGGGGCGGCGGCGTCACCATCGCCGCGAAGACCGCCGGTGCCATCGGCGGCATCGTCGACGGGCCCTGCACGGACCTCGCCGAGATCGAGGATTCTGATTTTCCGATGTGGTGCCGGGGCATGACGCCGATCACCACGCGCGTCTACAATCTCGGCGGCACGATGAACCGGGCGATCTCCTGCGGCAATGTGCCAGTCAATGCCGGGGACGTCATCCTGGCCGATGAATCCGGCGTGTTGGTGCTGGCCGTCGCGGAAGCCGAGGCCATCGCCGATGCAGCAATCGCGCGCCAGGAGCGCGGCGAACGCAACCAGGAGCGCGTCAAGGCGGGCGAGAAGCTCGGAGACATTTCTGGTGCCACGAAAATGGTGCTCGACGCCATGAAGGCCAACGACTGA
- a CDS encoding ABC transporter ATP-binding protein encodes MNAIGEPRVLLRVEGLSVEFGPKGARLRVVDEVSFEIEAGETVGLVGESGSGKSITALSILRLVPEPPSHLAGGRVLLDGIDLTALPRDRLPEIRGRDIAMIFQEPMSSLNPVMRIGDQIGEAILLHQTLGAAARRSRVLELLGLVGIPDPEQRIDAFPHQFSGGMRQRVMIAMALACNPRLLIADEPTTALDVTIQAQVLALLRDLKARLGTATLLITHDLGVVAESCQRVVVMYAGRVVETGSVRDIFRRPSHPYTRALLQSIPRLDEERRRLHQIPGNVPPPGPLRAGCAFHTRCADRLPRCSVDRPPAARIGPGHEAACWLVQEAAAPSRSEALNR; translated from the coding sequence GTGAACGCTATCGGCGAGCCACGCGTGCTGCTGCGGGTCGAAGGGCTCAGCGTCGAATTCGGTCCGAAGGGCGCGCGGCTGCGTGTCGTCGATGAGGTCAGCTTCGAGATCGAGGCGGGAGAGACGGTCGGCCTGGTGGGGGAGTCAGGCTCGGGCAAGTCGATCACGGCCCTCTCGATCCTACGCCTTGTGCCGGAGCCGCCGAGCCACCTCGCGGGCGGTAGGGTGCTGCTCGACGGCATCGATCTGACCGCCCTGCCTCGCGATCGGCTTCCCGAGATCCGTGGCCGCGACATCGCGATGATCTTCCAGGAGCCGATGAGTTCGCTCAACCCTGTCATGCGCATCGGCGACCAGATCGGCGAGGCTATCCTCCTGCACCAGACGCTCGGGGCGGCGGCGCGCCGGTCGCGCGTGCTCGAACTTCTCGGGCTCGTCGGCATTCCCGACCCGGAACAGAGGATCGACGCCTTTCCGCACCAGTTCTCCGGCGGCATGCGCCAGCGCGTGATGATCGCAATGGCGCTCGCCTGCAATCCGCGGCTGCTAATCGCCGACGAACCCACGACGGCGCTCGACGTCACCATCCAGGCTCAGGTCCTGGCGCTCCTACGCGACCTCAAGGCAAGGTTGGGAACGGCGACGCTCCTGATCACGCATGACCTCGGCGTCGTGGCCGAGTCCTGCCAACGCGTCGTCGTCATGTATGCGGGCCGGGTCGTCGAAACCGGCAGCGTGCGCGACATCTTCCGCAGGCCGTCCCACCCCTACACGCGAGCGCTGCTGCAATCGATCCCGCGGCTCGACGAGGAGCGGCGGCGCCTCCACCAGATCCCGGGCAACGTGCCGCCGCCTGGGCCGCTGCGCGCCGGCTGCGCCTTCCACACGCGTTGCGCCGACAGGCTCCCGCGCTGCTCGGTCGACCGTCCCCCGGCAGCGCGTATCGGGCCCGGGCACGAGGCCGCCTGCTGGCTGGTGCAGGAGGCGGCCGCGCCGTCCAGGTCGGAGGCGCTGAACCGATGA
- a CDS encoding CaiB/BaiF CoA transferase family protein, whose translation MPHPALHGIRVLDLSESIAGQYCSRLLADFGADVALIEPASGSALRSQSPMSMGSDTSLTFLHLNSGKSSIVLDALSREQRHELFASTDVAILGPSMSQSALPLPESAVTVEITPFGRDGPRAGWQGPEIVIQALSGMMFNNGAEGREPLYGCGERSSYAAGLAAHIGVATALLARGTSGRGQHVEISAAETAAAMCFPYAFQHIYSRTLRRRGDITNPCGQVQCRDGWVCIWIYNHRWPRFCETVGLEHLTDDARFADPAIRRQNWAQLFEIVQIHLADREAEALVDELQRADVIAAKSYRLTELPRQKHLLERGYWERLPDGQPILGPPFRLSRTPRRVMGGAPALGQRRAEPATIPQPAPVRTSPRQVAATGSGPLAGLRVLELTTAWAGPMAGRVLGFLGAECIHIESPNRVNSWRLNKEKPNPDNFPEGEPGERPYDRSFLFNSQNVNKLSCILDLKTGEGREIAKRLAVACDVVICNFRPGTLAKLGLDYDSLREVRPDIIVAELPAFGVHGPLANHAALGPTMEMAAGMSSLVGYRDAQPETTGPSYLDPIGGFNTAAAVLTALIHRQRTGEGQQIEVPQVEAAMHFIGGEILAAAETGRDPGRNGNRVEHASPHDAFPCAGLDSWIAIAVRDETEWASLCRVIDRPELIGDPRFVSLAARKRHEDELAALIAGRTAPQDRHALAERLQRAGVPAAPVQTPRDIAEDAHLSQRGFFHRLHHPDAGEHSHPGLPFHLSATPGSQHRAAPAFGEHTEDVLARIAGLAPHEIAHAWAANATATRPLPGF comes from the coding sequence ATGCCGCACCCTGCGTTGCATGGCATCCGCGTGCTGGACCTGTCTGAATCGATCGCGGGCCAATACTGCTCGCGGTTGCTTGCGGATTTCGGTGCGGATGTCGCCCTCATCGAGCCCGCTAGCGGCTCGGCGCTCAGGTCTCAGTCGCCGATGTCCATGGGCAGCGACACGTCGCTGACCTTTCTGCATCTCAATTCAGGCAAGTCGTCCATCGTACTCGATGCATTGTCCCGGGAGCAGCGGCACGAGCTCTTCGCCTCCACCGATGTCGCCATCTTGGGCCCCTCTATGAGCCAGTCAGCACTGCCCTTGCCGGAATCTGCCGTAACGGTCGAGATCACGCCATTCGGCCGCGATGGCCCCCGCGCCGGCTGGCAGGGTCCCGAAATCGTCATCCAGGCGTTATCGGGCATGATGTTCAACAATGGCGCGGAAGGGCGCGAGCCGCTTTATGGCTGCGGCGAGCGCTCCTCTTACGCGGCGGGCCTCGCGGCCCATATCGGTGTTGCCACAGCCCTGCTGGCGCGCGGCACGTCCGGGCGCGGGCAGCATGTCGAGATCTCGGCCGCCGAGACAGCCGCGGCCATGTGCTTTCCCTACGCCTTCCAACACATCTACAGCAGGACGCTCCGCCGTCGCGGGGACATCACTAACCCCTGCGGCCAGGTCCAGTGTCGCGACGGCTGGGTCTGCATATGGATCTACAACCATCGCTGGCCTCGCTTTTGCGAGACAGTCGGTCTCGAACACCTGACCGACGATGCGCGCTTCGCCGATCCAGCGATCAGACGCCAGAACTGGGCACAGCTTTTCGAGATCGTCCAGATCCATCTCGCTGATCGGGAGGCCGAGGCGCTGGTCGACGAGCTTCAGCGGGCGGACGTCATCGCGGCCAAATCCTATCGTCTCACCGAGCTGCCGCGCCAAAAGCACCTGCTCGAACGCGGCTACTGGGAACGGCTGCCCGATGGACAACCGATCCTGGGGCCTCCCTTCAGACTCTCGCGCACGCCCCGCCGCGTGATGGGAGGGGCTCCGGCGCTGGGCCAGAGGCGGGCCGAGCCAGCGACGATCCCGCAACCGGCCCCGGTCAGGACCTCGCCGCGGCAGGTGGCGGCAACCGGTTCAGGGCCTCTCGCCGGGCTGCGCGTGCTGGAACTGACGACGGCTTGGGCCGGGCCGATGGCCGGCCGCGTGCTCGGCTTCCTCGGCGCCGAGTGCATCCACATCGAGTCGCCTAATCGGGTGAACTCCTGGCGGCTCAACAAGGAAAAGCCCAACCCGGACAACTTCCCGGAGGGTGAGCCGGGCGAGCGCCCTTACGACCGTTCGTTCCTGTTCAACTCGCAGAACGTTAACAAGCTGTCGTGCATCCTCGACCTCAAGACGGGCGAAGGCCGTGAGATCGCCAAGCGGCTGGCCGTGGCCTGCGATGTCGTCATCTGCAATTTCCGCCCGGGCACGCTGGCGAAGCTAGGGCTCGACTATGATAGCCTCCGGGAGGTGCGGCCTGACATCATCGTGGCGGAATTGCCGGCCTTCGGCGTCCACGGGCCGCTGGCGAACCATGCGGCGCTTGGGCCGACCATGGAGATGGCGGCGGGGATGTCGAGCCTCGTAGGCTATCGCGACGCGCAGCCCGAGACTACGGGACCGTCCTATCTTGACCCGATCGGCGGCTTCAACACGGCCGCCGCCGTTCTCACCGCTCTCATCCACCGCCAGCGCACGGGCGAAGGCCAGCAGATCGAGGTGCCCCAGGTCGAGGCCGCGATGCACTTCATCGGCGGTGAAATCCTGGCCGCGGCCGAAACCGGACGCGACCCTGGCAGGAACGGCAACCGGGTCGAGCACGCGTCGCCCCACGATGCCTTTCCATGCGCCGGGCTGGACTCATGGATCGCGATTGCCGTCCGCGACGAGACGGAGTGGGCCTCGCTGTGCCGCGTGATCGATCGTCCGGAGCTGATCGGCGACCCGCGTTTCGTCTCGCTGGCGGCCCGCAAGCGCCATGAGGACGAGCTCGCGGCCCTGATTGCGGGCCGGACCGCGCCGCAGGACCGGCACGCGCTCGCGGAGCGCCTCCAGCGGGCCGGCGTACCCGCCGCGCCGGTGCAGACACCGCGCGATATCGCCGAAGACGCACATTTGTCCCAACGCGGCTTCTTCCATCGGCTCCACCATCCTGATGCGGGAGAGCATAGCCATCCGGGACTGCCCTTCCATCTCAGTGCCACGCCTGGCAGCCAACACCGTGCCGCGCCGGCCTTCGGAGAGCACACGGAAGACGTGTTGGCCCGGATCGCCGGCCTCGCGCCCCATGAAATCGCGCATGCCTGGGCCGCGAATGCGACCGCGACGCGGCCGTTGCCGGGCTTCTGA
- a CDS encoding mandelate racemase/muconate lactonizing enzyme family protein yields MAWSPEDPAGSRSAFVRITTSDGVVGYGEASPMQGGLHSLGIIARDIAPGLVGADAFDQAVLHDRFFHKNIKLGPEGALTGALAAVDIALWDIKGKVLGLPIAKLLGGAWRRDVAFYSSIGGNANRTVDEVLKVVEGRFRRETPSAIKVRRDGDRSKLDMDIPGDIAKATAVRNLVGEDFPLAFDANNGYSVGGAIRVGRALEDLGYVWFEEPVQHYDVRNMGEVAQRLDITVSAAEQTYTLQALVDIINAGVRMVQPDIVKMGGITGLMQCAAVCFAHGVELVPHQTQPTIGHVANLHVLGAIMHLTKPAEYADGSGRMDAAFPDLPRPQDGRFTIPDGPGLGISINDGELRRKTV; encoded by the coding sequence GTGGCATGGTCGCCAGAGGATCCTGCGGGGAGCCGCAGCGCCTTCGTTCGGATCACGACCAGCGATGGCGTGGTGGGCTATGGCGAGGCTTCCCCAATGCAGGGCGGGCTGCACTCGCTCGGCATCATCGCGCGTGACATCGCCCCCGGCCTCGTCGGAGCCGACGCGTTCGATCAGGCGGTGCTGCATGACCGATTCTTTCACAAGAATATAAAACTGGGCCCTGAAGGCGCGCTGACCGGCGCGCTGGCGGCCGTAGATATCGCGCTGTGGGACATCAAGGGAAAGGTGCTGGGCCTGCCAATCGCGAAGCTGCTTGGCGGGGCATGGCGCCGGGATGTCGCCTTCTATTCGTCGATCGGGGGCAATGCCAACCGCACGGTCGACGAGGTGCTGAAAGTGGTCGAAGGGAGATTTCGGCGCGAGACGCCCTCCGCCATCAAGGTCCGGCGCGACGGCGATCGCTCCAAGCTCGACATGGACATTCCCGGCGACATCGCGAAAGCTACGGCGGTGCGTAATCTCGTCGGCGAGGACTTCCCCCTCGCCTTCGACGCCAACAATGGCTACTCGGTCGGCGGCGCGATCAGGGTCGGCCGGGCGCTCGAAGACCTCGGCTATGTCTGGTTCGAGGAGCCCGTCCAGCATTATGACGTGCGCAATATGGGCGAGGTCGCGCAGCGGCTCGACATCACCGTTTCGGCAGCGGAGCAGACCTACACGCTCCAGGCCCTCGTCGACATCATCAACGCGGGCGTTCGCATGGTCCAGCCCGACATCGTCAAGATGGGCGGCATCACCGGCCTGATGCAGTGCGCGGCCGTCTGCTTCGCGCATGGCGTCGAACTTGTGCCGCACCAGACCCAGCCCACCATCGGCCATGTTGCCAACCTACACGTCCTTGGCGCGATCATGCATCTCACCAAGCCTGCGGAGTATGCCGATGGTTCGGGTCGCATGGACGCAGCCTTTCCCGATCTGCCGAGGCCTCAGGACGGGCGCTTCACCATCCCGGACGGGCCCGGGCTGGGAATTTCCATCAACGATGGCGAACTCAGACGTAAAACGGTCTGA